From the Natronococcus sp. AD-5 genome, one window contains:
- a CDS encoding ribonucleotide-diphosphate reductase subunit beta — MSQAITQPGFRAERIDTQSKWYDLFQKGVELGTWNVEKLFEEVGFEEDREIWDSLEPGERKQLRYLVSGFLDGEFAVGEDASHHLQRIMGAPCFDDNEEMEMYMTMFTLTEHKHTQFLDVYMHEVMGEQDVFADLNPKRGGARIPIVQATGLGEIFDRQGQLTARAAHSQDPVDVAEALTVYHMIVEGLLARGGFYSINKLSRNAPLPLLNHGFKFISTDEGRHITHGVEALSELIEKERAGEPEFQGVSQAIEDVLYENVGSVADFGYMFTDAVDDPLEISFDDLLLRVGNLIDGQFNEALDLDINHRTVVGLVADRHQECLEKDIDEEVRQYRELYQRKRGVAAGGER; from the coding sequence GTGTCACAAGCTATCACACAACCCGGATTTCGGGCTGAACGGATCGACACGCAGAGCAAGTGGTACGACCTCTTCCAGAAGGGGGTCGAACTCGGGACGTGGAACGTCGAGAAGCTGTTCGAGGAGGTCGGCTTCGAGGAGGATCGCGAGATCTGGGACTCGCTCGAACCCGGCGAGCGGAAACAGCTCCGGTACCTCGTGTCGGGCTTTCTCGACGGCGAGTTCGCGGTCGGCGAGGACGCGAGCCACCACCTCCAGCGCATCATGGGCGCGCCGTGTTTCGACGACAACGAGGAGATGGAGATGTACATGACGATGTTTACCCTGACCGAGCACAAACACACGCAGTTCCTCGACGTCTACATGCACGAGGTGATGGGTGAACAGGACGTGTTCGCGGATCTGAACCCGAAGCGAGGCGGCGCACGGATCCCGATCGTGCAGGCGACCGGACTCGGCGAGATCTTCGACCGACAGGGTCAGTTGACCGCGCGGGCCGCCCACTCGCAGGACCCCGTCGACGTCGCCGAGGCGCTGACGGTGTACCACATGATCGTCGAAGGGCTGCTCGCCCGCGGCGGCTTCTACTCGATCAACAAGCTCTCGCGGAACGCCCCGCTGCCGCTTTTGAACCACGGGTTCAAGTTCATCAGCACCGACGAGGGTCGCCACATCACCCACGGCGTCGAGGCGCTCTCCGAACTGATCGAGAAGGAACGCGCCGGCGAGCCCGAGTTCCAGGGCGTCAGCCAGGCCATCGAGGACGTGCTCTACGAGAACGTGGGATCGGTCGCGGACTTCGGCTACATGTTCACGGACGCCGTCGACGACCCCCTCGAGATTAGCTTCGACGACCTCCTGTTGCGGGTGGGCAACCTCATCGACGGCCAGTTCAACGAGGCGCTCGACCTCGACATCAACCACCGCACCGTGGTCGGACTCGTCGCCGACCGACACCAGGAGTGTCTCGAGAAGGACATCGACGAAGAGGTCCGGCAGTACCGGGAACTGTACCAGCGAAAACGCGGCGTCGCGGCCGGCGGGGAACGATAA
- a CDS encoding acyl-CoA dehydrogenase family protein — MRLTDDQTAFRDDLRGYLESEIEPIVDEEDRNGPMARDDLVGYLDDLQELGIGFTPDTVHRYFGDVWRFVIASEEISRVWPSLNVALQMSFPALFVRFAADETQQAMLPKLEENRCIGCLAVTEPEGGSDTAHPNTVARKDGEEFVLNGEKVWVGNAQIADVALVIARDASEGVQDMFLVDRANASFETEEMNKLGWKGVPNGRMIFDDVRIPVENRFSTIFGDAIADGHDISEIVPFPQSVSQLFFEHKPLNVMFSFMRTGMAFMAVGIMQAAFDDALAYAQERETFGDPIGQHQLVQEKLYDVRASIEASRGLSRSAAEALVDGDPDARLLSSLAKGYACERSIEATSDALQVLGAAGLDLENRMERYYRDARVMTIPDGTTEIQKLIVGKELTGMSAY, encoded by the coding sequence ATGCGCCTGACCGACGACCAGACGGCGTTTCGCGACGATCTCCGAGGGTACCTCGAGTCCGAGATTGAACCGATCGTCGACGAAGAGGATCGCAACGGGCCGATGGCGCGCGACGACCTGGTCGGCTACCTCGACGACTTACAAGAACTCGGAATCGGCTTCACTCCGGATACCGTTCACCGGTACTTCGGCGACGTCTGGCGGTTCGTCATCGCCTCGGAGGAGATCAGCCGTGTGTGGCCGAGTCTGAACGTCGCCCTGCAGATGTCGTTCCCGGCGCTGTTCGTCCGGTTCGCCGCCGACGAGACGCAGCAGGCGATGCTGCCGAAACTCGAGGAGAACCGCTGTATCGGCTGCCTCGCGGTAACCGAGCCGGAAGGGGGCTCCGACACGGCCCACCCGAACACCGTCGCCAGAAAGGACGGCGAGGAGTTCGTCCTCAACGGCGAGAAGGTCTGGGTCGGCAACGCACAGATCGCCGACGTCGCGCTCGTCATCGCCCGCGACGCGTCCGAGGGCGTACAGGACATGTTCCTCGTCGATCGCGCGAACGCCTCCTTCGAGACCGAGGAGATGAACAAGCTGGGCTGGAAGGGCGTTCCGAACGGCCGCATGATCTTCGACGACGTCCGGATCCCGGTCGAGAACCGGTTCTCGACCATCTTCGGCGACGCCATCGCCGACGGCCACGACATCTCCGAAATCGTGCCGTTCCCCCAGAGCGTCAGCCAGCTCTTCTTCGAGCACAAGCCGCTCAACGTCATGTTCTCGTTCATGCGAACGGGGATGGCCTTCATGGCCGTTGGGATCATGCAGGCCGCGTTCGACGACGCGCTGGCCTACGCCCAGGAGCGGGAGACCTTCGGCGACCCGATCGGTCAACACCAGCTGGTCCAGGAGAAACTCTACGACGTCCGGGCGTCGATTGAGGCTTCGCGGGGACTCTCGCGAAGCGCGGCGGAAGCGCTCGTCGACGGCGACCCCGACGCGCGGCTGCTCTCGTCGCTCGCGAAGGGGTACGCCTGCGAGCGCTCGATCGAGGCGACCAGCGACGCGCTCCAGGTGCTCGGCGCCGCGGGGCTCGACCTCGAGAACCGCATGGAACGCTACTACCGCGACGCGCGGGTGATGACGATCCCGGACGGGACGACCGAGATCCAGAAGCTCATCGTCGGGAAGGAACTGACCGGCATGAGCGCCTACTGA
- a CDS encoding sterol carrier protein, which translates to MTDWFPSEEWLESYRANLNEDDVYAAESDDWGVDFNGNFLFVLTRLPLEETTFGDLPDELTAELYDRIDALSDDEFGRLRETATPAFDERLESVEGDDESERFRRALSDVTLADAPDVVWPELEELIRGDLDSLLAQLETYVDDATVHAYLELEDGACRRADLVEDSAACEPGFELEAPYETWTDLVEGADVIESVMSNEMDLEGSVTRVLHYGDAAAAMGDVAGETDARYLF; encoded by the coding sequence ATGACTGACTGGTTTCCGTCCGAAGAGTGGCTCGAGAGTTACCGCGCCAACCTTAACGAGGACGACGTCTACGCCGCCGAGAGCGACGACTGGGGCGTGGACTTCAACGGAAATTTCCTCTTCGTCCTGACGCGACTCCCCCTCGAGGAGACGACTTTCGGGGACCTCCCCGACGAGTTGACCGCCGAGCTGTACGACCGGATCGACGCGCTCTCCGACGACGAGTTCGGTCGCCTGCGGGAGACGGCGACGCCGGCCTTCGACGAGCGACTCGAGTCCGTCGAGGGCGACGACGAGTCGGAACGGTTCCGGCGGGCGCTCTCGGACGTGACCCTCGCCGACGCTCCCGACGTCGTCTGGCCGGAACTCGAGGAGTTGATCCGGGGCGATCTGGACTCGCTGCTCGCGCAACTGGAGACGTACGTCGACGACGCGACGGTTCACGCCTACCTCGAACTGGAAGACGGCGCCTGCCGGCGGGCGGACCTCGTCGAAGATTCGGCGGCGTGCGAACCGGGGTTCGAACTCGAGGCGCCCTACGAAACGTGGACGGACCTCGTCGAGGGCGCCGACGTCATCGAATCGGTGATGTCCAACGAGATGGACCTCGAGGGGAGCGTGACGCGCGTCCTCCACTACGGCGACGCCGCGGCGGCGATGGGCGACGTCGCCGGCGAAACTGACGCGAGGTACCTGTTCTGA
- a CDS encoding SCP2 sterol-binding domain-containing protein has translation MTDDELIREIEESLAKSDDELEDDLPDLLDEMEGRTEELVREYPETFGRVVQRMETMDIASFVSDNPETADQFQELLWAGMNVLVESSPDVRESIDDDITVNFEADDCPMEGHLEVDQEEQTMRGGSGQLDDAMLEITGPADTLVGLIVGSVDPIQGFMQQKYEMDGPVHKGTRLAPIMNSLSEKVPAES, from the coding sequence ATGACAGACGACGAACTCATCCGAGAGATCGAGGAATCGCTCGCGAAATCCGACGACGAACTCGAAGACGACCTGCCGGACCTGCTCGACGAGATGGAGGGTCGCACCGAGGAACTCGTCCGCGAATACCCCGAGACGTTCGGTCGCGTGGTCCAGCGCATGGAGACGATGGACATCGCGTCGTTCGTCTCCGACAACCCCGAGACGGCCGACCAGTTCCAGGAACTGCTGTGGGCCGGCATGAACGTCCTCGTCGAGAGCTCGCCCGACGTGCGAGAGAGCATCGACGACGACATCACCGTCAACTTCGAAGCCGACGACTGCCCGATGGAGGGCCACCTCGAGGTCGACCAGGAGGAGCAGACGATGCGCGGCGGATCGGGACAGCTCGACGACGCGATGCTCGAGATCACCGGCCCGGCGGACACGCTGGTCGGTCTCATCGTCGGCAGCGTCGACCCGATCCAGGGCTTCATGCAGCAGAAGTACGAGATGGACGGACCGGTCCACAAGGGGACCCGACTCGCGCCGATCATGAACTCGCTGTCCGAGAAGGTCCCCGCGGAGTCGTAG
- a CDS encoding SCP2 sterol-binding domain-containing protein — protein sequence MSTHQLRPIEQYFPTQPWLEEYRAAINESDEYGESSAGWGVDFDGSFIFQIEDVPIETTTMTDLPSEIADAIDDELSARSDDRIEDLLEDAPPAVRESVEAREGSLEERVTEEIQGTTMAELPDRIWPELRAELPDLIDDLITQLEENMADDGTIYAYLDLYDGDCRAVDTITDLDEREYGFRLAGEYEKWTKLVRGEGDVINMLMSGELELDGDMQKILQYSDAAVDLAEISADVESRFIF from the coding sequence ATGAGTACGCACCAACTCCGACCGATCGAACAGTACTTCCCGACCCAACCGTGGCTCGAGGAGTATCGAGCGGCGATCAACGAGAGCGACGAGTACGGCGAGAGCTCGGCAGGCTGGGGCGTCGACTTCGACGGCTCGTTCATCTTCCAGATCGAAGACGTCCCGATCGAAACCACCACGATGACCGACCTCCCGTCGGAGATCGCCGACGCAATCGACGACGAACTCTCGGCGCGTTCCGACGACCGGATCGAGGACCTCCTCGAAGACGCCCCGCCGGCGGTCCGGGAGAGCGTCGAAGCCCGCGAGGGATCGCTCGAGGAACGGGTCACCGAGGAGATCCAGGGGACGACGATGGCGGAGCTCCCCGATCGAATCTGGCCGGAACTCCGGGCCGAACTGCCCGACCTCATCGACGACCTGATCACGCAACTCGAGGAAAACATGGCCGACGACGGCACGATCTACGCGTACCTGGACCTCTACGACGGCGACTGTCGAGCGGTGGACACGATCACCGACCTCGACGAGCGGGAGTACGGGTTCCGTCTCGCCGGCGAGTACGAGAAGTGGACGAAACTCGTCCGCGGCGAAGGAGACGTCATCAACATGCTCATGTCCGGCGAGCTCGAACTCGACGGCGACATGCAGAAGATCCTCCAGTACTCCGACGCGGCGGTCGACCTGGCGGAAATCTCCGCCGACGTCGAGTCCCGGTTTATCTTCTGA
- a CDS encoding 2Fe-2S iron-sulfur cluster-binding protein: MYDVTFHFEDGTETVEIAPDEYVLDAAERAGLELPHSCRNGMCTSCAGELLEGDLDGSEGTALSPQQEVDGYVLLCCSYPRADCEIRVGERVQDGLLGLDAL, translated from the coding sequence ATGTACGACGTCACGTTTCACTTCGAGGACGGGACGGAGACCGTCGAGATCGCCCCGGACGAGTACGTCCTCGACGCAGCCGAACGCGCCGGTCTCGAGCTCCCCCACTCCTGTCGAAACGGGATGTGTACCTCGTGCGCCGGCGAACTGCTCGAGGGCGACCTCGACGGGAGCGAGGGGACGGCGCTGTCGCCACAGCAGGAGGTCGACGGCTACGTGCTGCTCTGCTGTTCGTACCCCCGTGCGGACTGCGAGATTCGCGTCGGTGAGCGCGTGCAGGACGGCCTGCTCGGGTTGGACGCGCTCTGA